Proteins from one Cryptomeria japonica chromosome 4, Sugi_1.0, whole genome shotgun sequence genomic window:
- the LOC131068007 gene encoding uncharacterized protein LOC131068007 → MIRRSLKLLLHLLNILPVDWFFPLLIVLQMFLDQGSCCTKTKLDSQIMIQLKPFKFIVSNRRKEKKLGCYCEDRYPIKGEVYGGSVIRYILRLIL, encoded by the exons ATGATAAGGCGTTCACTGAAGTTGCTCCTTCATCTTCTGAACATCTTGCCCGTCGACTGGTTTTTTCCTCTTCTTATCGTTCTTCAG ATGTTTTTAGACCAGGGGTCGTGCTGTACAAAAACAAAATTAGATTCTCAAATAATGATTCAGCTGAAACCTTTTAAGTTCATAGTTTCCAACAGGAGGAAGGAAAAAAAGCTGGGTTGCTACTGTGAAGATAGATATCCCATAAAAGGCGAAGTATATGGAGGCTCAGTAATCag